One part of the Anopheles merus strain MAF chromosome 3L, AmerM5.1, whole genome shotgun sequence genome encodes these proteins:
- the LOC121599450 gene encoding trypsin beta-like: MRYVSVCSSGWAVLLCIAVLQLIPDGTVCLHANLTLPQPFNVSAEVNHTLPSNSLPPLATVAPDNSTPSWNPIPHYRHAHYDPAGKVLWFPRIIGGTLATVGEFPAMVSLQLVRNSAHVCGGTLITMGHVMTAAHCVTNVRGDAQPASQYQVMGDDLYVLQAMASPLRQTRRVSSIHVHPKYDASLFINDVAILRVASEFRKTDTFFPGKRIQKAPIYGDRCSLAGWGVTDEQSRATSPNLLRINVVISDFGTCNAVFGNLLTLGMLCAEAPGRDACQGDSGGALLCAGGRVAGIVSFGDGCAKPGVPGVYTDVAHYEKWINGVLRNSGQRSVGYLAGLVMFTWAVKHLLR, from the exons ATGCGTTACGTTTCAGTGTGTTCCTCCGGTTGGGCGGTACTGCTCTGCATTGCAG TGCTGCAGCTCATTCCGGATGGCACTGTGTGCCTGCACGCGAACCTAACCCTTCCGCAGCCGTTCAACGTGTCGGCGGAGGTGAATCATACCCTGCCCAGCAACAGTCTGCCACCGTTGGCAACGGTTGCCCCGGACAACTCCACGCCGAGCTGGAATCCGATCCCCCACTACCGTCATGCACACTACGATCCGGCCGGTAAGGTGCTGTGGTTCCCGCGCATCATCGGCGGTACGCTGGCAACGGTCGGCGAGTTCCCGGCCATGGTGTCGCTGCAGCTGGTGCGCAATTCGGCCCACGTTTGCGGCGGTACGCTGATCACGATGGGCCACGTAATGACCGCTGCGCACTGTGTTACGAATGTGCGGGGTGATGCACAGCCGGCCTCTCAG TATCAAGTAATGGGTGACGACCTCTACGTGCTGCAAGCAATGGCCAGCCCGTTGCGGCAGACGCGTCGCGTCAGCTCCATCCACGTTCATCCGAAGTACGACGCGTCGCTCTTCATCAACGACGTGGCGATCCTGCGCGTCGCGTCCGAGTTCCGCAAAACGGACACGTTTTTCCCCGGGAAGCGCATCCAGAAGGCGCCCATCTACGGCGATCGCTGCAGCTTGGCCGGCTGGGGCGTTACGGACGAGCAGTCGAGGGCGACGAGCCCGAATCTGCTGCGCATCAACGTGGTGATCAGCGACTTCGGCACGTGCAATGCGGTGTTCGGCAATCTGCTTACGCTCGGCATGCTGTGCGCGGAGGCACCGGGCCGGGACGCTTGCCAGGGTGATTCGGGCGGGGCATTGCTGTGTGCTGGCGGGCGCGTAGCTGGCATCGTAAGCTTCGGGGACGGGTGCGCCAAACCGGGTGTGCCGGGTGTGTACACCGACGTGGCGCACTACGAGAAGTGGATCAACGGGGTGCTGCGAAACAGTGGCCAACGTTCGGTCGGATATCTGGCCGGGCTGGTCATGTTTACCTGGGCTGTGAAGCACTTGCTGAGATAG